Within the Musa acuminata AAA Group cultivar baxijiao chromosome BXJ2-9, Cavendish_Baxijiao_AAA, whole genome shotgun sequence genome, the region AACATGCCAACAGTACCATCACCGAGCCCTTTCTTCTTGCGTGCAGCGGCCGCAGCCTCTGCCTCATTCTTAAGTACCTGATAGAAGTAATAATATATTCCCTGGAAATGGCCACCATCGCATCATCTTCAGATAAAGTGGAACAAACTGGTAAAGTAGCAAATCAAGGTCGGACAATCGTGGATGGGGCAATCCACGAAATGATCGACCTCAGTTAAAATTGCGAGAGTGGAGAAAGTGTGAGGATGGGATGGAATGGTCGACCGGAAGTGTAGATGTGGATGTTGAGTGGGGAAGGCGAACCTGAGACGCGGCGGTGCCCACGAGAGATGGCTTCAGACCACTGTACAGCCCTCCCCAACCTTCCATTTTAAAGAGCTGCAATCCGACAGTCAAAAGGAAGGAAACGGAATCAGCGGAGGAAGAGTAGGTCCTGCGAGGTCAAGGTAGGAGGAGCGAGGAGACCTGAAGGATCTGGTAGATGGTTCCGCCAGCGGAAGATGGTGCCGCTTCTGAAGAAGAGAGGTCGCCACCGCTCGCGGCCGCGGCCAGCGACGTCTTCTTGGCAATCCTCTCGGTCTGTTGACGAGTGTTCACCTGTAGGCATTAACAGGTGAAGAAGCGAGGGCGGGCGCGTGGCAAGCCAACTCAGGGATGAAGCGGCAAACAGAGGGgatagagggagagagagagagaggcgcacGGTCTGTAGAGGATAGGTGATGATCTGAGCTATCATGCCTCCGCCGGCCCCGGCTAAGCCGTTTACCAAAGCGTTCGACATGCTTCGCGGCCTACAGTGGGCGGCTCGATTAGGAGTTTCACCGGCGCGCAGCTCTACCACCAGGACGTGTCAGTCGAGCACCCACTTCGTCGACACCCTCATCTGCACCTCGTCAACGGGTCTGAGCAGAGTCAGTCCACGGCACAGAAAGCAAGAGTGAGAAGGAGATCGGTAGTGTTTTCTCGGTCCAGTCATTTTCACATCATTATGGATAACTTCATTCAGCCATAAACATAATAGACTTAAAAATGGAAGCCATATCATCATAGATTATTACCCCATCAATCCTATTCTTTTTCATTCAACCGATTAGCTCGAATCATAATCCGTGCACATATTGAGACTGCTCTAAGCCCATTGATCTTTTCATTTTCCGAggtattttttttttgtggtaaagattcatgaaAAATGTAAGGATCCGTACGCATGAAATTCTCAAAACCAACAATCTATAAAAGATGGCTCAAAcagataaaataaaattttaaatctttttttAAAACGAATACCTTGGCCGACAATATTTGAGAGCTCACTAATCCAATGGTGGAGAAACAATCTTGCCACGTGAGAGGAAACTGTACTCTAATAGATCTGAAATGTAGCACCGGGTGAACACACAATATATACTACCATTGCAGAAGCAACACGTATCATTAGCCTTCTCTTTATCATGCTGTATCACTGAAAATAGTAAAAGTATCATGCTGTATCACTGAAAATAGCTCAAGTACGCatatacaagaaaaagaaaactagCATAAACTAGTAGAATATCCGATGAACCTTCTTCCTGTTCAACATAACAGGCAACCCTTGCCTTATTACCATGAATCGATATAGAGATCAACTGCAACAATATATGAACAACATCAATCCTTCATCATTTCGTCCAACTAATAAGAACTAAACTGAAACTACTTATGTTGCACAAACAAACTACACATGGCTATACCAACCTACCGGTTTACATGGAGTaccatataaagaaaaaaaaaatgaaacacaATTTCTATCCACAATTGATTCGTCATGTGCTATGGAAACTTCAAAGGTCATGTATCTTCCTGCCTGTGCCGATGGAAACAAATATAACACAATCATGGGCCTTAAGTACTGACTGGTTCTTAGTTGCAGTCTAATCCACACTCTTCCAGAAGAGGGCCATCTGATTTTGGTAGGAATGGATCGATCCGTACCCAAAGCAGAGAGAAAATTGATGCGAGAAGAATGGACCAGACAATGACAATGGTAGGTGTCCGGTTCTGCCGACCAACAAGACCTTTGAGGAAGGGATACAGGTGAACAATCACCCAGAAGGAGAAAAAGAGTTTGCCGAACAGAGGTCCCCATGATTCATATCCGTTGTTTATTGCATTGGATACACCGGCTACCACACCAATGAAGTTTACGATAAGCAGAGTTGTCGGAGGGATAAGCAAAGTGGTCCACTTGAATGTGTACAACTCAGAGAACTCTTCATCATCACCAGCCTTTGTTGTCACAGTGAAATTGGTGTCTATACCAGCAAGGACCTTTAAGAGCCCCTGAAACACAGCAAAGAGATGCGAGGAAACACCGCCAATAACCCAAAACTGCTCGTTTCTCCACCAGTCATCAATGCCAACACCACTCCATCTCATTTCCAGGATACTTGTTGCAAAGATACAAATGAAGAGTGACAGGAACCAAAGACTCGCTACATTGCTAAGCTGTAGGTTGAACATGGTATTAGCATCAAAAGGTTAAAAGAAAGGAATATCATTTGAAAGATGAAAATGCTATCGCACCTCAGGGGTGATGAATTTCCCAGTGAGCAAGCAAACAGCAGGCAAGGTACAGTAAGCCAAAAGAGGAATTGATGTCCAAGGATATATGGTAGCATTGATGTATGATAGCCGCTCCAGCCATTTAAGACCACCTCCATATCCATACCAGAGAGGACAATGTTTGCTCAAGAAAATCTCCACAGACCCAAGAGCCCACCTAAGGACCTGGTGAAGACGATCTGATAGATTGAGAGGTGCAGAACCTTTGAATGCAGGCCTTGCTGGTATACAGTATATAGACCTCCACCCATGGCAGTGCATTTTGAAACCTGTCAATATATCTTCTGTCACTGAACCATAGATCCACCCAATCTGTAGTGAACAGATAGCAAGTTAGAAATACGTCTTTAGATACCAAAGAATATATATTTGGATACTGGAGCATACACATTTAGATACCACCACGTAAAACCTAAAGAAATGAGACCAAAAGTTTACCTCTTTTCCCCAGTCAGTCTTATCTTCATAGCCACAACTAATAACATGGATTGCTTCCTTCAATAAAGAGGCAGGAGTAGCTTCTTTTAATGTTCCACCATTCTCAAGGAGAGTAGAAGCCACAAAAACAGGAGACTGCCCAAATTTCTTTTCTAACTTCTGCTGAGATGTCATATTTATCCTTTCAATCTCATTTCCTGTGAATGTGCTAACAGGTTAGCATGTTGAAATTCTCCAAAAACAATATAGAGATAGGAACACTTCTGATGTATTTTCAGACAGCTGTACAGTAAGACATTTTCTACGAATTAGGTTGCCTAAGGTAATAAGCAGAACAACTAAGGCCAAAACCTACACAAGATAAAGAAAAAGGCAATAAGAGCATTGTAATCTACCTCTGATATAACAAGAATTGCATCATTTAATAATTTTGCTATATGGATTAACCCTTTCTGTCCTATTTTATTATGTTTATTCTACAAGAAGACATTAAAGAATGAACATCCATGCTAAACCAAATAATGACCAAGTGCTAACACAATAGAGAGCCTCCTATGACGCAGTGCATACAGACTCACTAGGGCCTATACTCTCAAGTAATTGGAGATGACTAAATGGATATTTTCCCATCAATTAACACTACCAAAGCAAAACACCCTCTGATAAACAAATAGTTACTGTGTCCTTTCTTGCTGATTATGACCAAATGTCTACTATAAATCCAAGAAGAAAATCATAAATATGAGCAGGTTGTCAAACTATACAAGTGCTGCAATCATctgatcaacatacatcattcggTAATGTAACGAAAAATATTGATTGATCAGTGGCAAGCATAGACATACCTTTAATGCCCTCTTCAATACCCTCCAGTGCAAATACCGGTGCTCCAGTATCGCCTTTCCTGGAACCAATCTTATTCTTATCCTGTTTAGCTTTTgctgctttcttctttttcctgcTAGAACAACAGCATCCACAGCAGCACCAACTAGGCCAGCAATTGCAAGTCCTAGTTGGTGGCTTCTTGGATTTTGGAGCATCAAATCCATAGAGTGCCTGTCTTCTGAATACACATCCAGTGCCCACATAAATAGGCCCTTGAATCCCATCTAAACCTTTCATATTGATCTGCATCATGACTTATTTTACTTTTCTACGCATGTTGGGTATATGGACTTTCAAAGAAGAAACTGTGCGACAATATTGAAAACTAAAATTAATGAATATGCCCCAAACGCAACATGCTGATACTTACATCAAAAAACACTATGTTCCGATTAGCATAGCGATCATGTCGATCAATACCATCGAACCTCTGAGGGAATTGCACATAGCAAACTTTCTTTCCTACTTGTGGGTCCATCATGAAGCACATTGCCTCTCGTATTGCCTTACTATTGTTAAAGTAATGGTCACAATCCAAGTTCAACAAATAAGGTGCATTTGTAAGTACAGCAGAGACTCTAACCTGTCACAAAAGCAATAAAAACAAACAAATAGGCCTCAAACTACTGTAACAACAATGGAAAAGATTAATCAAAAGGCAGTCGCTTACCAAAGCATTCATAGCACCAGCCTTTTTGTGATGATTAAAACCTGGCCTCTTTTCTCTAGAGACATAAACCAAGCGTGGCAGTTTATTCCCTTCCACATCATGCCCACCACTTTGCCCCAAAAAGACCTAAGTTTTTATAATGTCAGAAAAAATATCAATTGAATTTCAAAAAGGAAGCTGGCTGTGTTACAACTGCAGTAAACAAAACTGAAAAAATATAACATTTACCTGAATCATGCCTGGATGGTCACGGACATTATTTCCAGGCCATGGAGTTCCATCCTGCATTGTCCACCCTTCTTCTGGGACTTTTTGTGCTTTTGCAACCAGGGCGTTTATTCGCACCTTGAATTCCTCATATTCTCTCTGCAAACAGAATCAAATTCAGTGAAACTATGACCTATATACATATTTTATCAATGAAAGATTAGTAAAACTTTTAATACCTTTATTGCTCTCCGTTCTTTAACAAATGAAGGATGGACCTTATCCTTCAGATAATCTATCTTTTGCTGAAGATACCATTCTGGGGCACGGGGCTCGACATTGAATTTCTTACAAAAAGGAACCCATTTCTTTGCAAATTCAGATGTTTCTgataatgcttcaaatgtcaacaTAGCAGCACCATCATCAGAAACATAGCAAGATACTTTTTCAACAGGGTAATCTACTGCAAGGATTGAGAGGACAGTGTTTGCAGTGACCAAAGGAGGTTCCTTCATTGGATCAACTGTACTTACAAATATATCAACTGGAGATAGTTGAGAAGGTTTCCCCTCCTTTTCATACCTAAGATAAACAAATAGGCAAATAGTTGAGTGATCAACTGATCATCCAAGTAACATGAACAAAAACGATAATATGACAATCTCAACTACCTTAATGACAATCTGTCAAGATATGTTTCCCTTTCAATCGGAAGCCACTTGGGAAACTGATCAAGAATCCATGAAATAGCAAACCAGATTTCGCAGATGACAGATATGAGCCACAGAGGATATGCATCAGATGCAGGGTTTGTGATTCGAAAATGAAAGAAGAACCCAACAACCACGAGACGAATTATGATGATCATCCTGTATGGGTTTATTTGGCTAGAAGGTACTGGCAACTTTCTCGACAATGGTTGTCTTGCTTCATCCATTCTACAGAAGAGAATAAAATATTACCACAAATTTAACAAATAAGTCAAATGTTTTTtgatataaaaagaaattaaatattaaaatacaacAATCATGATATACAAGGTGGCCTTTTAAATAAACCTTTGCCCACTCCAAAAATATCGCCATTGTCCCCATGTTAAATTGAAGCCAGTTAAACTTTGTAAATTCATCTTAAACATGATAGAACACCCAAATGTATGCCTTTTGACTCCACTTGATACTTGTAATTGATAAAGCCTTGTTGAAGATACATGATTTGCTAAAATTTAGTTGGCCTAACTTGTAAAAGCTATATACTTGTTATAACTCAGCCAGAAACAATCAAAACATTCCACACTTTTAGAATAACCATAACCAGTTGGAGTTGTTTAAAGAAATATGATTTTGCAAAATATCATCTTGTAACTAGTTTTTATTCACAGCTTCCTCCTGTCACAATGGTCAGTTTTAATGTTGGAATAATTGGTCACTAAATGAGAGAAGACATATAGATTTCAGTTTAAATGGCACTGATACTATTGGTAAGTCTCAATTTTCACAGAAAGtgaatcaaaatttaaaaaattgtaGATGTGCACTATGAAAATATGAAACCAATAACTCACAAAAcatgaatattttaaattatagagTAGTACATTATGTACACTGTTCTGTCCTGAACTTAGAACAGAAACAAAAGGATGTGTGGGGCATAAAGTAtatgttatatgtcaaacataACTTATGGGGCCCTGCATTCTGGAAAGCTTTCAGTTCATGTAGTCATGGTACTATAGCTTActgaatatgtatgtatgtatatatatatgtacatatatatatatatatatatatatatatatatatgtacatgtacatgtacatatatatatatatatatatatgtacatgtacatgtacatatacatatgtacatatacatatatatatatatatatatatacatgtacatatatatatatatatatatatgtatatatcaacaATTGCATTCGAAATACAATTTGATATTAACAGaccggaaaaaaaaaagaaatcaagaatTAATTGCACAATATCAGACTTGGGCAATGGACTAGAACAAGATTTCTATAATAATGATGGATGATTAACAAGTTACGGAGCTTACAATGGTAAATCTGATTCATCACCATCATTATTCCAATCTCTACCGCCACCATCACTCCTAGTCATTTGCGTTTTCTCTTGCTTCTGCTTCCAATTCTCCATTCTCTCCTTCCATGCCACACTTCCATATCCATAAGCGGCAAGATCCTTAGAAGGATCCATGGATCTAGGTTGCACTGCAAGGAAAGAGCTTTTTCATTAACCTTGTGGTGGACTAAAACAACTGATAGATCAACAATATGATCTCAACTTGTCATTTTACATGACTATTGCTAAAAAATAGGATAGGTAGAAGATCCTTGTATTAATAAAGAATTCCAGTACCTGGAAGACTAGGATCTGAAAATGGAAGTGGGTGAATTCTTTTTCCTCCCCCACCCACAAAAGAAGGGACGAGTGCATGCTGTTCTGGAGGAATGTCATCCACCTGGAATGGAAATAAGCCCATGCATCAGACGCGAGATCTCAGAAAGGCATGTGGGAAAAATCACAAAAACATGAGACTCATCTAACTGGACGCGCCGGAAAAGAATTAGGTAAAAGGGTTTAATTGAGTGCAAaacatcgagagagagagagagagagcgagagaggcgTGAGTTCAAGTACCATCTCGCCATTGGTGAGAAGAGGGACTTGAGGCACAGTATGAACAACATAAGGCGTGTTCAAGTCACCACGCCGGCCATAGCTCATGTGGCCCTGCAGCATGGCCTCGGCCATGTACTGCGAGTCCTGTTTCTCTCCCGGGACGAAGTTGAACTCGTTCTCGAGATCATCGACGTCATCCTCTTCGTCGTCGCCAGCCACACGAGGGCACCCTGCAGAAAGAGGAAGACGAAATGCAACAATCTGACACGAGAAGGCTCAAAGAATGGAGAGATCCACTGCAATCCATGCGGTTCCGTAGTTATACCCTTGAGCCGCTTGAACCGGGTCTTGCACTGGGGGCAAACCTGGTTTCCCTCTCGCCGCTCGTACTCATAGCAAGTCCTGCAAACGGGGAAGGCGCATTCATTGCAAGCCACAAAGAGATCCCCGTCGACGGTGAGGCCGACGTCGTCGCCGCAGATCTGGCAGATTTGGCCGCTCAGCTGCTGCAATGGCTTCGGCTGTGGGCAGTATCAAGTCCAAACATCATCCTCCGGATTATCTcacgacaagaagaaagaaaacagaGGAAGAGGCACGTACCCCTGACTCTCCGTCGCGGCGGATGACCACAAGCTCATTCCGGTTGTGAGAACCGGCGACCAAACCAGCGCTCGCCTCCATTCACTGTTcgctcgtgatgatcttatctaattagatcCAACGGTGGTCCAGTGCTGGTACGCCCAGCCCGACCGGACAACTCAATTATTTCCGCTCCTTTGGGGGCGGAACAATCACCCGAGCGATCCGACCTCCTCCCTTCTCTCCCCTCTCCCTACCTACTCAGGCCGTGAGAGTAGTGGACGGGGGAGGagagcaactctctctctcttcttcctccccgccTTATCAATTGCTCTTATTGTTCCTTGCTTTCCACTTACAATGCTCACAGCTGGATCGACTTCTTTATCAATTTTCTGTTGGCTGATTCAGTAAAAAGGCCATCGGAGGGGGAAACTTTGGGAGATTAAGTACGAAGCAGGCATTAGGCGATGACCGACACAGTTAGGAGGCAACGATAGCGGAGTCTGCGATAAACAACGGCCTCAATCAAACACCATCCGCCAGTTGTTTATTTATTTTGCCTTTTTCCCTCTATTTTAACAAGTCTGCCGACACAACCCTCGCGTACAGCTAAGAAAGAGATAAGAGGTGGGTGACCGAGAGGACTTTAACCGCAGGGGTGGAAAGAGGCTCGATGGTCATATCTGCGGGAGGGGAGGGGGCggggcgaagaagaagaagaagaagggaatgtGGAAAAGGCAAAGGCAGAGAATTAAAGCGGCAGCCAAAAGGAAAATGCAGCAGGAAGCCTGGGAGCAGgcaaaggagaaggggaaggggaagttaAACGAGGCCTGACCGATACTGGAGTGCAACGCAGCGGCTAGTCGAGAGGCAAGCACATGCGGGTTTCAGATGTCAACGTCGGGTGCAGCTCACTGGGTCGGATTTGGTTGACGGCCTTCCCCCACAGCCTGCTCGCTGGACCCACGACCGACGCTCGCCGTCGGCAGCCGTACTCTCGCTCGCTCGCACTAATTTAGGGTCAACCGGTAAATAGTGTCTCGAGGAAAGgtcgggaagggcaaataccgagGTGTCGGTGCATCGCTTTTTGGTCGCTGCGGATTACCGGATCAGTCGCGTCCGTGTGACGAGTTGCTTTACCCTTCGAGAGGCGGTTGAAAAGGGGTGAGATTTAGGTTCCACATAATTGACTGATGATAATGGAGGAGGTTGGTTTGACGTCGGTCTCCAGCGGACCGTTTCCATCATTGACGTCTCAACCATCTCGCTCTTCACAGGGTGGGGATTAGTGGAAGCCGTGACGGTGAAATGGCGTCGGTGGGCGGCAGCAGTTAAAGAGTCGATAAACAATAGCAGACCCATAAACTTCGCTCACCGCCAGCCAGGTCAATGCAGCCGAGGCGGCAAGGCATCCGGAATCAGTAAATGAGTAGCCCTCAAGACCATAAAAGCGGAGGACACGTGAACGGAGTGGGCCCCTTCATTCCTCCTCTGTGGCGTTAAGGCAGGAGGGTTTGGTTGGGGCCGAGTGCCGACCCTCTGTTCGCTGGAGAAACAAAAGATTCTTGAACGGAGAGTTGGGGCGGGAGTGGGAGTGGGACAATTTGTGTGCAGCGTTTCTGCACGTGGCATGTGATTCTTCTGGTGCAGAACAGATTCTTGATTGATCACATCTCCGGTCGGTTTGCTTCGGTCCAAATGAGAAAGAGGTGGGCATTAATGCGAGACATCCCAAAGAGCTTTTGTTCTCGTAAGTTGGCGTGCCAGCGTCTGCCCAGCTTTGTCGACTCGGGCGCGTCCATCCAAGCTCCAAATGGTCGGTCCGGTGAAGATGTGTCGGCTTCATTGATAACGCTGGAGATGATGAAGGCGGAGCGTTGCACGACAAGTATCAGTCCCCTCGTATGATAATTGTACACTGGGCTTGCATACTTGACGTTTAATCGGAGACAGCGACGGAGTCATGTAGATATACCACCTACTCCCAGAGACGAGCTGAGTTGGTGAGAGAGGCATGTCAGTAACAGTAGGAAAAACATTTTTCTACCCAAGTCTTTATTTGGTCAGGTAAAAATAAGTAATTTgatgaagaaaataaaaacaacTTTCATATCAATTATTATGATTGAACTAAAATACTAATACTTATGTAAAATTGAATCAAAGATTCTTTTGGACATCTTTAACTATAAGTCAAACTTTGATTATCCGATATAGATATTGATTTGGACCCAATCAAGATCCACATCTATTTTAGAGTAATATAGTATCGGGTGAAAAGATCCTAGGAGATTatgtcatacatatatatattattaggaCTAATCGATGACCTTTACTAATACTAAATTAATCTTGTTTATGTTTCAAGTTAAAATAATTTGAAGTTTGGTTGATGAGCTTAGGTTTTGGATAAGACAAACATCTTTAACATGTGATACAATGCATTTGGATTGTCCCACGAGATTTGAAACCGATCGTGATCCATTTGTCTCAAGTTGAAGTGTTAGAAATACAAATGATCGAGTCGATATTCTACAAAACTACATCAAGGATATACATAATAAGATATTTCTAATATTTGAGTATCGATTACGAGAGTTTGGTCAAATATTTGGTCCAAGAAGAGACAATTAGTCTAAGAAACTTGAGAGCATATCTTAGGACATTTTACAATGA harbors:
- the LOC135622963 gene encoding probable cellulose synthase A catalytic subunit 5 [UDP-forming]: MEASAGLVAGSHNRNELVVIRRDGESGPKPLQQLSGQICQICGDDVGLTVDGDLFVACNECAFPVCRTCYEYERREGNQVCPQCKTRFKRLKGCPRVAGDDEEDDVDDLENEFNFVPGEKQDSQYMAEAMLQGHMSYGRRGDLNTPYVVHTVPQVPLLTNGEMVDDIPPEQHALVPSFVGGGGKRIHPLPFSDPSLPVQPRSMDPSKDLAAYGYGSVAWKERMENWKQKQEKTQMTRSDGGGRDWNNDGDESDLPLMDEARQPLSRKLPVPSSQINPYRMIIIIRLVVVGFFFHFRITNPASDAYPLWLISVICEIWFAISWILDQFPKWLPIERETYLDRLSLRYEKEGKPSQLSPVDIFVSTVDPMKEPPLVTANTVLSILAVDYPVEKVSCYVSDDGAAMLTFEALSETSEFAKKWVPFCKKFNVEPRAPEWYLQQKIDYLKDKVHPSFVKERRAIKREYEEFKVRINALVAKAQKVPEEGWTMQDGTPWPGNNVRDHPGMIQVFLGQSGGHDVEGNKLPRLVYVSREKRPGFNHHKKAGAMNALVRVSAVLTNAPYLLNLDCDHYFNNSKAIREAMCFMMDPQVGKKVCYVQFPQRFDGIDRHDRYANRNIVFFDINMKGLDGIQGPIYVGTGCVFRRQALYGFDAPKSKKPPTRTCNCWPSWCCCGCCCSSRKKKKAAKAKQDKNKIGSRKGDTGAPVFALEGIEEGIKGNEIERINMTSQQKLEKKFGQSPVFVASTLLENGGTLKEATPASLLKEAIHVISCGYEDKTDWGKEIGWIYGSVTEDILTGFKMHCHGWRSIYCIPARPAFKGSAPLNLSDRLHQVLRWALGSVEIFLSKHCPLWYGYGGGLKWLERLSYINATIYPWTSIPLLAYCTLPAVCLLTGKFITPELSNVASLWFLSLFICIFATSILEMRWSGVGIDDWWRNEQFWVIGGVSSHLFAVFQGLLKVLAGIDTNFTVTTKAGDDEEFSELYTFKWTTLLIPPTTLLIVNFIGVVAGVSNAINNGYESWGPLFGKLFFSFWVIVHLYPFLKGLVGRQNRTPTIVIVWSILLASIFSLLWVRIDPFLPKSDGPLLEECGLDCN